From the genome of Mugil cephalus isolate CIBA_MC_2020 chromosome 2, CIBA_Mcephalus_1.1, whole genome shotgun sequence, one region includes:
- the LOC125003682 gene encoding adhesion G protein-coupled receptor L1-like isoform X3, with protein MAVSLWFVGVCVLTLAHVAPSGQAMSRAAMPFGLLRRELACEGYPIELRCPGSDVVMVETANYGRTDDKICDADPFQMENTQCYLPDALKIMSQRCNNRTQCVVVAGVDVFPDPCPGTYKYLEIQYECVPYIFVCPGSLLSIQPASSLLEAEHQSGAWCKDPLQAGDRLYVMPWTPYRTEVLYEYASWDDYRQNRVTTTYKLPSRVDGTGFVVYDGAVFYNKERTRNLVKYDLRTRIKSGEAVVVNANYHDTSPYRWGGKSDIDLAVDENGLWVIYSTEANNGRIVVSQVNPYTLRFEGTWATGFDKRGASNAFMACGVLYAVRSVFQDDEGQADGRAGSNMVVYAYDTSRGQELPVQIPFPNPYQYISSIDYNPRDNQLYVWNNYYVLRYPLQFTPPPPTKGPLSSLMTTVRSYTATVALTPVRPSASHPIGVINRGPFDQRPITAMVPLTPRPPLRVPLAPGGPGQVGGCEGRVARGVQWPPTLKGETVERPCPKGSLGIASYQCMSSPVGWNSRGPDLSNCTSPWVSQIAQKIKSGENAANIAGELVNLTRGRIYAGDVSMSVRLIEQLLDILDSQLQALRPANKESAARNYNKLQKRERTCKAYVQAVVQTVDNLLGPEALVSWADMSNVDQSRSASLLLDAVEKGAFLLANNLYEGRFSDRAPNIDLEVYVLNTEADIQDLTFPHSYDSDSILQISAQALQQYSNNGQVKLVLTLYKNLGSFLTTQNSTLRLGLGLSQGSEARRRSLVVNSHVISASVHRGSNRVYLTEPVIFTLRHLQMENHFGPNCSFWNASGVLGSGRWSTQGCRLLHTNNSHTTCACNHLSSYAVLMTYQQPAHGVGVEELLVYVVSWVGISVALVCLATCLTTLCCQGAPWHTDHSTIHCNLWANLLVTELLFLIGANKTQYTVVCSITAGLLHFSLLSVFCWLCLEGVELYLLQREVFEGRNSRRKYFYLCGYSVPGLVVAVSAAIDFRGYGSKAACWLRTDNYFIWSFLGPVAVIITLNLVVLVMTLHKMHSTAALKPDSSRHDNLRAWAVGSLTLLFLQSVTWSSGLMFLSSPSLLLAYLFSSLNTAQGLLITILHCTLARKGQKDYGRCLRLSQCCATSSSSSPDSVKGAALRSNSRYTSSQSRRATANRQSRIRRMWNDTVRRQTESSFIAADVNNTPTLNRAALGNHFLTNQVLQTHAGASPYDTMLGQGYNQPFTSTVGTFRNKQKGVVSQSQESCGLDSVCLNGGYTPNTFTLHGLGTTPGSRAGVVGSTDLLREGGIGGDDISPGLLTPHGASDLGSGGGIRRNLSDAAALEKMIISELVQSNLRPSVPMPVPPERYGSLARPHPHDRAALTHTATLTRHAPPPQEGWAATMQPNTRHNAQEGWAHPRHHTPDAETHSATRAQDHNTTPRLQDGWSHARVSGDSESRDLLKDGDRSQLQGTLGRRGLQDRQQARPPDIQARPYSTLSRTPGTLSRHRSTVETSGGTDRDRERDRDRYRDRPLPPPPPPPPLESEPLYKALEEPLLMKQREANVETWRGGPDKEKDETFLLKRDAMLDDWRPDRGREEPFASQKRDGEMDEWRGGIERGREESHMLEKRDGRMEVWRGPETEQEETFITQKKDFGMDGWRGGGMDREKDESLFLKDRDGWRAGIERENEKQKDRALDVWRGGMDIEREESFLFDSKDGGLDGRKRGKDRGSLRYHGEREDSDSFSLPLTPDLDLDPDSSPIYARDSNPSPLYPGERRSPPLSIFPRSSPPTNIFAPRETNSPPNNLYSRHSPQVYSRSSSPPRFYTRTSPPTLSYPDSSPEGPEEVSPTGQPQRPALELPYSLGRPPLGPRPNHLQTFYQPPPLATNGEAGYTAEPTSEGEDGQMQRVTSL; from the exons TTTTCGTGTGTCCTGGTTCACTGCTCAGCATCCAACCAGCATCTTCGCTCCTGGAGGCGGAGCATCAGTCAGGGGCCTGGTGTAAGGACCCCCTACAAGCTGGTGACAGGCTGTACGTCATGCCCTGGACACCGTATAGAACAGAGGTGCTGTATGAGTATGCCTCTTGGGATGACTACCGGCAAAACCGAGTCACCACTACCTATAA GTTGCCCAGCCGTGTGGATGGTACCGGCTTTGTGGTGTATGATGGTGCTGTGTTTTATAATAAGGAACGAACGCGCAACCTGGTCAAGTATGACCTGCGGACACGCATCAAGAGCGGCGAGGCGGTGGTGGTCAATGCCAACTACCATGACACCTCGCCTTACCGCTGGGGAGGGAAGTCAGACATCGATCTGGCAGTGGACGAGAACGGCCTTTGGGTTATCTACTCTACTGAAGCCAATAATGGACGCATAGTGGTTAGCCAG gtgaaCCCATACACTCTGCGCTTTGAGGGCACATGGGCGACCGGCTTCGACAAGCGTGGGGCGAGCAATGCCTTCATGGCCTGTGGCGTGCTTTACGCAGTACGCTCCGTCTTCCAGGACGACGAGGGGCAAGCTGATGGCCGAGCTGGCAGCAACATGGTGGTTTATGCCTATGACACCAGCCGTGGACAGGAGCTGCCTGTCCAGATACCCTTCCCCAACCCTTATCAGTACATCTCCTCCATAGATTACAACCCTAGGGACAACCAGCTCTATGTGTGGAACAATTACTATGTGCTGAGATACCCTCTACAGTTCACGCCACCCCCTCCTACTAAAG gtcccctctcctctctgatgACGACCGTTCGCTCTTACACAGCTACGGTCGCTCTGACCCCAGTGCGGCCGTCAGCCTCACACCCTATCGGTGTCATCAACAGAGGGCCCTTTGACCAGCGGCCGATCACAGCCATGGTGCCTCTGACCCCACGCCCTCCTCTCCGTGTGCCCTTGGCCCCTGGGGGGCCCGGTCAGGTGGGCGGATGCGAGGGCCGGGTGGCACGAGGGGTTCAGTGGCCCCCGACCCTGAAGGGCGAGACCGTTGAGAGGCCTTGCCCGAAAGGGTCTCTGG gtATAGCCTCCTATCAGTGCATGTCATCTCCAGTGGGCTGGAACTCCAGAGGGCCTGACCTTTCCAACTGCACCTCTCCCTGGGTCAGCCAAATTGCACAGAAG ATTAAGAGTGGAGAGAACGCGGCCAACATCGCTGGGGAGCTGGTCAACCTGACGCGGGGGCGGATCTATGCCGGTGACGTCAGCATGTCCGTCAGGCTAATTGAACAACTGCTGGACATACTGGACTCTCAGCTCCAGGCCTTGAGACCGGCCAATAAAGAGTCAGCAGCGCGCAATTACAACAAG ctGCAGAAGAGAGAGCGCACATGCAAAGCATATGTTCAG GCGGTTGTTCAGACAGTTGACAACCTCCTGGGTCCTGAAGCTCTGGTGTCCTGGGCTGATATGAGCAATGTTGACCAGTCACGCTCTGCATCGCTGCTGCTAGACGCTGTGGAAAAAGGGGCGTTCCTACTGGCTAACAATCTATACGAAGGCCGCTTCAGTGACAGGGCACCAAATATTG ATCTGGAGGTGTATGTACTAAATACAGAGGCAGATATACAGGACTTGACGTTCCCTCACTCCTATGACAGCGACAGCATCCTTCAGATATCTGCACAGGCCCTGCAACAGTACAGCAACAATG GCCAGGTGAAGCTGGTCCTGACCCTCTATAAGAACTTGGGCTCCTTCCTGACCACTCAGAACTCAACACTGCGACTGGGGCTTGGGCTGAGCCAGGGCTCAGAGGCCAGACGCAGGAGCCTGGTGGTCAACTCTCATGTCATCTCGGCCTCTGTGCACAGAGGATCCAACAGAGTTTACCTCACTGAGCCAGTGATCTTCACTCTCAGGCACCTGCAG atGGAGAACCACTTTGGACCCAATTGTTCCTTCTGGAATGCATCAGGGGTTTTAGGCAGTGGAAGGTGGTCCACACAAGGCTGCCGCCtattacacacaaacaactcGCACACTACTTGCGCCTGCAACCATCTGTCCAGCTATGCTGTCCTCATGACATACCAGCAACCTGCT CACGGCGTTGGAGTAGAAGAGCTCCTGGTATATGTGGTTTCATGGGTCGGCATCTCTGTAGCACTGGTGTGTTTGGCCACCTGCCTTACCACCCTGTGCTGCCAGGGGGCACCGTGGCACACTGATCACAGCACCATTCACTGCAACCTGTGGGCAAACCTGCTCGTCACTGAACTTCTCTTCCTTATTGGTGCCAACAAGACGCAATACACT gtTGTGTGCTCTATCACTGCTGGCCTGCTGCACTTTTCGCTGCTCTCCGTGTTTTGCTGGTTGTGTCTGGAGGGGGTGGAACTGTACCTGCTGCAGAGAGAGGTGTTTGAGGGACGCAACTCCAGGAGGAAGTACTTCTACCTGTGTGGCTACTCTGTTCCAGGACTAGTGGTGGCTGTGTCCGCAGCCATCGACTTCAGAGGCTACGGTTCAAAAGCTGC ATGTTGGCTACGCACAGACAACTACTTCATCTGGAGTTTCCTTGGGCCCGTAGCTGTCATCATTACG TTGAACCTGGTGGTTTTGGTGATGACCTTACATAAGATGCACAGCACTGCCGCTTTGAAGCCAGACTCCAGTCGTCATGACAACCTGAG GGCGTGGGCGGTGGGCTCCCTGACGCTGCTCTTCCTGCAGAGCGTCACCTGGTCTTCAGGCCTGATGTTCCtgtcctctccatctctcctcctgGCTtacctcttctcctccctcaaCACCGCACAGGGCCTCCTTATCACCATACTGCACTGCACTCTCGCCAGGAAG GGTCAGAAAGATTATGGCCGTTGCCTACGTCTCTCGCAGTGCTGCGCGACTTCCTCGTCCAGCTCCCCGGACTCGGTGAAGGGCGCCGCACTTCGATCCAACAGCCGCTACACCAGCAGCCAGAGTCGCAGAGCCACTGCCAACAGACAG AGTCGCATCAGAAGGATGTGGAATGACACTGTTCGCAGACAGACGGAATCATCTTTCATTGCCGCAGATGTTAACAACACTCCTACTCTCAACCGAG CTGCTTTGGGGAACCATTTCCTCACTAACCAAGTGTTACAGACACATGCTGGAGCGTCTCCTTATGACACAATGCTGGGCCAGGGATACAATCAACCCTTCACCTCCACAG TAGGAACCTTCAGAAACAAGCAGA AGGGCGTAGTGTCGCAGAGCCAGGAGTCCTGTGGGTTGGACAGTGTGTGTCTCAACGGGGGCTACACCCCCAACACCTTCACTCTGCACGGTCTGGGGACAACTCCCGGGTCCCGTGCTGGAGTCGTGGGCAGCACTGACCTtctgagggagggaggaataGGAGGGGATGATATCTCCCCAGGCCTTCTCACACCGCATGGAGCCTCAGACTTGGGCAGCGGTGGTGGGATTCGTCGAAATCTGTCCGACGCAGCAGCGCTGGAGAAGATGATCATCTCAGAGCTGGTGCAGAGCAACTTGAGGCCCTCGGTTCCCATGCCCGTTCCTCCTGAGCGCTACGGGAGTTTGGCAAGGCCGCACCCCCACGACAGGGCCGCTCTCACCCACACTGCCACTTTAACTCGACATGCGCCGCCACCCCAAGAGGGCTGGGCCGCCACCATGCAGCCAAACACGCGGCACAACGCACAAGAAGGCTGGGCGCATCCGAGGCACCACACACCCGATGCTGAGACACACTCCGCGACGAGGGCACAAGATCATAACACAACGCCACGCTTACAAGATGGATGGTCACACGCACGAGTGTCCGGAGACTCTGAGTCCCGTGACCTGCTGAAAGACGGAGACCGGTCCCAGCTGCAGGGCACTCTCGGCCGCCGTGGGCTCCAGGACAGACAGCAGGCTCGCCCCCCTGATATTCAAGCTCGCCCCTACTCCACCCTCAGCCGCACACCTGGCACGCTGTCCCGCCACCGCAGCACAGTGGAGACGAGTGGTGGgacggacagagacagggagagagaccGGGATCGCTACCGGGACAGGCCactccctccccccccaccccctcccccgcTTGAGTCTGAGCCCTTGTACAAGGCCCTGGAGGAGCCGCTGCTGATGAAACAGAGGGAGGCAAATGTGGAGACATGGAGAGGTGGCCCGGACAAAGAAAAGGATGAGACCTTCCTCTTAAAACGAGATGCGATGCTGGATGACTGGAGGCCTGACAGGGGGAGAGAGGAACCTTTTGCCTCTcagaagagagatggagagatggacGAATGGAGAGGCGGcatagagagagggagggaggaatcCCATATGCTGGAGAAGAGAGATGGAAGGATGGAGGTGTGGCGAGGGCCTGAGACAGAGCAGGAAGAGACTTTTATAACTCAAAAGAAAGATTTTGGAATGGACGGATGGAGAGGCGGGGGgatggacagagagaaagatgaatctttgtttttaaaggacagAGACGGCTGGAGAGCAGGGATCGAACGGGAGAATGAGAAACAGAAGGATAGAGCCCTGGACGTGTGGAGAGGAGGGATGgatatagagagagaagaatCCTTCCTGTTTGACAGCAAAGACGGAGGGTTGGACGGGAGGAAACGAGGGAAAGATAGAGGGTCTCTTCGGTATCACGGCGAGCGAGAAGATTCCGACAGCTTCTCTCTTCCTTTGACCCCTGATCTCGACCTTGACCCTGACTCCTCACCTATCTACGCCCGAGACTCAAACCCTTCCCCGCTCTACCCAGGAGAGCGTCGCTCGCCACCCCTCAGCATCTTCCCCAGAAGCTCTCCGCCGACGAATATCTTCGCTCCGCGAGAGACTAACTCACCTCCCAACAACCTGTACTCCCGCCACTCCCCACAGGTGTACAGCCGCAGCAGCTCCCCGCCTCGCTTCTACACCCGCACCTCCCCGCCGACCCTCTCGTACCCAGACAGCAGCCCGGAAGGTCCAGAAGAAGTGAGTCCCACCGGTCAGCCCCAGAGGCCCGCCCTGGAACTGCCCTACAGCCTGGGACGACCCCCGCTGGGCCCGCGGCCCAATCACTTGCAGACCTTCTACCAGCCACCACCACTGGCAACCAACGGAGAAGCAGGGTACACAGCAGAGCCCACCTCTGAGGGAGAAGACGGACAGATGCAGCGGGTGACGAGCCTGTGA